A region from the Candidatus Hydrogenedentota bacterium genome encodes:
- a CDS encoding zinc metallopeptidase codes for MIPGVLITIWAQWKVKSAYAKYSQIGTRSGLTGAQVAARVLQDARIGLVGNAKAARGQVVSLEAIGGHLTDHYDPRDRTLRLSDEVYHGQSIAALGIATHEVGHAIQHANAYSMLMWRNAIYPVTSIASTLSWPLLLIGLFAGYSPLLNIGIALFAFAVLFTLITLPVEFDASRRALRALADGGYLTDDELYGARKVLGAAAMTYVAAAAVALLELLRLVLIARGRD; via the coding sequence ATGATTCCGGGCGTCCTGATTACGATTTGGGCCCAATGGAAGGTCAAATCCGCGTACGCGAAGTACTCCCAGATTGGCACGCGTTCCGGCCTTACGGGCGCGCAAGTCGCCGCGCGTGTGCTGCAAGACGCCCGGATTGGGTTGGTCGGCAACGCGAAAGCCGCGCGCGGACAAGTCGTGAGTCTCGAGGCGATTGGCGGTCATCTGACCGACCACTACGATCCGCGCGATCGCACGCTGCGCCTGAGCGACGAGGTCTATCACGGCCAGAGCATCGCGGCGCTGGGAATTGCCACGCACGAAGTTGGCCACGCCATTCAACACGCCAACGCCTATTCGATGCTGATGTGGCGTAATGCGATCTACCCGGTGACGAGTATCGCATCGACGTTATCGTGGCCGCTGCTGCTGATTGGTCTGTTCGCGGGCTATTCGCCGCTCCTGAATATCGGTATCGCGCTGTTCGCGTTCGCGGTGCTGTTTACGCTGATTACGCTGCCCGTCGAATTTGACGCGAGCCGCCGTGCGCTGCGCGCACTCGCCGACGGCGGATACCTGACCGACGACGAATTGTACGGCGCGCGCAAGGTCCTCGGCGCCGCGGCAATGACCTACGTTGCCGCTGCCGCTGTCGCACTGCTGGAACTGCTCCGTTTGGTGCTGATCGCGCGCGGACGCGACTAG
- a CDS encoding polymer-forming cytoskeletal protein, which yields MLDRSDPRKEPATAKPQVQWKPVEPPIQDAPDTYEALEKAGKRDSFLGRWLHSMDDKITTNRGTARVRSAVEEAGDNPNVTADDLAIRRAKNVKPQRMIVPEGVIIEGNMTSGSETEISGRIEGDVTVDGRLYLGASALVTGNVRATSCVVEGLVEGKVECSEDLELGRTGRLNADAMAGKEMNLGGQVFGNIATGGVARLRSTARLTGNIRSRRIVIDDGALFNGMCTMRTPTQRAEAGGAQKQLPL from the coding sequence ATGCTAGACCGCTCGGACCCCCGCAAAGAACCCGCAACCGCCAAGCCGCAGGTGCAGTGGAAGCCGGTCGAACCGCCCATCCAAGACGCGCCCGACACGTACGAAGCGCTCGAGAAAGCGGGGAAACGCGATTCGTTCCTGGGGCGTTGGCTCCACTCGATGGATGACAAGATCACCACGAACCGCGGCACCGCGCGGGTGCGTTCGGCGGTCGAGGAAGCGGGCGACAATCCGAATGTTACCGCCGATGACCTCGCTATTCGCCGCGCGAAAAACGTGAAGCCGCAGCGCATGATCGTGCCCGAAGGCGTCATCATCGAAGGCAACATGACGAGCGGATCGGAGACGGAGATATCGGGCCGGATCGAGGGGGACGTGACCGTGGATGGCCGCCTGTACCTCGGCGCGAGCGCGCTGGTGACCGGAAATGTCCGCGCGACGTCGTGCGTCGTCGAAGGTTTGGTCGAAGGCAAGGTCGAGTGTTCCGAAGACCTCGAACTCGGCCGGACGGGCCGCCTTAACGCCGACGCCATGGCAGGCAAGGAAATGAACCTGGGCGGCCAGGTTTTCGGGAATATCGCAACCGGCGGCGTCGCGCGCCTGCGCTCGACTGCCCGGCTCACCGGCAATATTCGCTCGCGGCGCATTGTTATCGATGACGGTGCCCTGTTCAACGGGATGTGCACCATGCGTACTCCGACCCAACGGGCTGAGGCGGGAGGAGCGCAGAAACAGTTGCCGTTGTAA